The following are from one region of the Salvelinus alpinus chromosome 16, SLU_Salpinus.1, whole genome shotgun sequence genome:
- the LOC139540828 gene encoding PWWP domain-containing DNA repair factor 3B-like isoform X3: protein MEASEYLLCKWKGHHWPAKVLRRVCNSKRKKDMEVEMLGEGHRGVCILFCRVWVQQKETQALTQECIESISGHLSDHASKRRDPIRELKYRRALRLALDMFPSGETSSTLVLGDPRTSEKGRDQQLPSAPEEQETRARRVIRANEPQSEENNDCASQKTSPGAAQENVTVHMSFDEQKDSSLEDEEDDDLPSFTSPKKTLSITKGACVWCKYRRCPFWPAMVMYVSRKEKKASVVFIDTFLFTQKRKGVKVSLKNIKPFDCEESNELVDKAKEKYGTAIHYCLKLIGDYRIRLGCGSFSGSLVEYVADDISIPMRKLYLLGPSDSYLASPSQDMEDQRSYQGTLEDHATTECSDQKPQVSKRLLPDRAKAARDRANDKLLQFIVDKRGVERHLQAIISGQVVSKWLKAFRKASGQAVDPYFETDQQVEQVFTYLRSIMEDALPSLPELDQIRFILEVLLPEAVIHGISEVENISLVQAEEKYSQGPGISNREREEFDLMIVQQMKKRHC from the exons ATGGAAGCCTCTGAATATCTCCTATGCAAGTGGAAAGGCCACCACTGGCCAGCTAAG GTTTTGAGAAGGGTGTGCAATTCCAAGAGGAAGAAGGATATGGAAGTGGAAATGTTGGGAGAAGGTCACAG AGGAGTGTGTATTTTGTTTTGCAGAGTGTGGGTGCAGCAGAAGGAAACGCAAGCCCTGACCCAAGAATGCATCGAGAGCATCTCTGGACATCTCA GTGATCATGCTTCCAAAAGGAGGGACCCAATAAGAGAATTGAAATACCGGAGAGCACTGCGCTTGGCATTGGATATGTTCCCCTCAGGAGAGACGAGCAGCACTCTGGTGTTAGGAGACCCCAGAACATCCGAAAAGGGAAGAGACCAACAGTTGCCATCGGCGCCTGAAGAGCAAGAAACGAGAGCAAGACGCGTCATCCGAGCAAAT GAGCCTCAGTCTGAGGAAAACAACGATTGTGCCTCTCAGAAAACAAGTCCGGGTGCAGCTCAAGAGAATGTCACTGTTCACA TGTCCTTCGACGAACAGAAGGACAGTAGtctggaggatgaggaggatgatgaccTACCCAGTTTCACTTCACCGAAGA AAACCCTATCCATCACAAAGGGAGCTTGTGTCTGGTGTAAATATCGACGTTGCCCCTTCTGGCCTGCTATG GTCATGTATGTTTCCCGCAAAGAGAAGAAAGCCAGCGTCGTGTTCATCGACACATTTCTTTTCACACAGAAGAGGAAGGG TGTCAAGGTCTCCTTAAAGAATATCAAGCCCTTTGACTGTGAGGAGTCAAATGAGTTGGTG GACAAAGCCAAGGAGAAATATGGTACTGCCATCCACTATTGCCTGAAGCTTATTGGGGACTATAGAATTCGCCTTG GTTGTGGTTCATTTTCCGGTTCCCTCGTTGAGTATGTTGCTGATGACATCA GCATCCCTATGAGAAAGCTGTACCTTCTCGGCCCGTCTGACAGTTACCTGGCCTCGCCAAGTCAAGACATGGAGGACCAGAGAAGTTACCAGGGGACTCTGGAAGACCATGCGACCACCGAGTGCAGTGACCAGAAGCCACAGGTCTCCAAGAGACTGCTACCTGACCGTGCCAAGGCTGCACGGGACCGGGCCAACGACAAACTACTGCAGTTCATCGTCGATAAAAGAGGCGTGGAAAGGCACTTGCAG GCTATTATCAGCGGTCAGGTGGTGTCCAAGTGGCTGAAGGCCTTCCGCAAGGCCAGTGGTCAAGCAGTGGACCCCTACTTTGAGACGGACCAGCaggtggagcaggttttcacttACCTCAGGAGCATCATGGAGGACGCCTTGCCAAGTCTGCCAGAGTTGGATCAGATCCGCTTCATCCTCGAAGTGCTCTTACCAGAG GCTGTCATTCATGGAATCTCGGAGGTCGAAAACATATCCCTGGTTCAGGCCGAAGAGAAATACTCACAAGGGCCTGGCATCAGTAATAG AGAGCGAGAGGAGTTTGACCTTATGATTGTGCAGCAGATGAAGAAAAGGCACTGCTGA
- the LOC139540828 gene encoding PWWP domain-containing DNA repair factor 3B-like isoform X1: protein MEASEYLLCKWKGHHWPAKVLRRVCNSKRKKDMEVEMLGEGHRGVCILFCRVWVQQKETQALTQECIESISGHLSDHASKRRDPIRELKYRRALRLALDMFPSGETSSTLVLGDPRTSEKGRDQQLPSAPEEQETRARRVIRANEPQSEENNDCASQKTSPGAAQENVTVHSVADVSSDFSLTPPSSSPLQPLQVSFDEQKDSSLEDEEDDDLPSFTSPKKTLSITKGACVWCKYRRCPFWPAMVMYVSRKEKKASVVFIDTFLFTQKRKGVKVSLKNIKPFDCEESNELVDKAKEKYGTAIHYCLKLIGDYRIRLGCGSFSGSLVEYVADDISIPMRKLYLLGPSDSYLASPSQDMEDQRSYQGTLEDHATTECSDQKPQVSKRLLPDRAKAARDRANDKLLQFIVDKRGVERHLQAIISGQVVSKWLKAFRKASGQAVDPYFETDQQVEQVFTYLRSIMEDALPSLPELDQIRFILEVLLPEAVIHGISEVENISLVQAEEKYSQGPGISNREREEFDLMIVQQMKKRHC, encoded by the exons ATGGAAGCCTCTGAATATCTCCTATGCAAGTGGAAAGGCCACCACTGGCCAGCTAAG GTTTTGAGAAGGGTGTGCAATTCCAAGAGGAAGAAGGATATGGAAGTGGAAATGTTGGGAGAAGGTCACAG AGGAGTGTGTATTTTGTTTTGCAGAGTGTGGGTGCAGCAGAAGGAAACGCAAGCCCTGACCCAAGAATGCATCGAGAGCATCTCTGGACATCTCA GTGATCATGCTTCCAAAAGGAGGGACCCAATAAGAGAATTGAAATACCGGAGAGCACTGCGCTTGGCATTGGATATGTTCCCCTCAGGAGAGACGAGCAGCACTCTGGTGTTAGGAGACCCCAGAACATCCGAAAAGGGAAGAGACCAACAGTTGCCATCGGCGCCTGAAGAGCAAGAAACGAGAGCAAGACGCGTCATCCGAGCAAAT GAGCCTCAGTCTGAGGAAAACAACGATTGTGCCTCTCAGAAAACAAGTCCGGGTGCAGCTCAAGAGAATGTCACTGTTCACA GTGTGGCCGATGTGTCAAGTGATTTTAGCCTTACTCCACCTTCTTCATCCCCACTGCAACCGCTCCAAGTGTCCTTCGACGAACAGAAGGACAGTAGtctggaggatgaggaggatgatgaccTACCCAGTTTCACTTCACCGAAGA AAACCCTATCCATCACAAAGGGAGCTTGTGTCTGGTGTAAATATCGACGTTGCCCCTTCTGGCCTGCTATG GTCATGTATGTTTCCCGCAAAGAGAAGAAAGCCAGCGTCGTGTTCATCGACACATTTCTTTTCACACAGAAGAGGAAGGG TGTCAAGGTCTCCTTAAAGAATATCAAGCCCTTTGACTGTGAGGAGTCAAATGAGTTGGTG GACAAAGCCAAGGAGAAATATGGTACTGCCATCCACTATTGCCTGAAGCTTATTGGGGACTATAGAATTCGCCTTG GTTGTGGTTCATTTTCCGGTTCCCTCGTTGAGTATGTTGCTGATGACATCA GCATCCCTATGAGAAAGCTGTACCTTCTCGGCCCGTCTGACAGTTACCTGGCCTCGCCAAGTCAAGACATGGAGGACCAGAGAAGTTACCAGGGGACTCTGGAAGACCATGCGACCACCGAGTGCAGTGACCAGAAGCCACAGGTCTCCAAGAGACTGCTACCTGACCGTGCCAAGGCTGCACGGGACCGGGCCAACGACAAACTACTGCAGTTCATCGTCGATAAAAGAGGCGTGGAAAGGCACTTGCAG GCTATTATCAGCGGTCAGGTGGTGTCCAAGTGGCTGAAGGCCTTCCGCAAGGCCAGTGGTCAAGCAGTGGACCCCTACTTTGAGACGGACCAGCaggtggagcaggttttcacttACCTCAGGAGCATCATGGAGGACGCCTTGCCAAGTCTGCCAGAGTTGGATCAGATCCGCTTCATCCTCGAAGTGCTCTTACCAGAG GCTGTCATTCATGGAATCTCGGAGGTCGAAAACATATCCCTGGTTCAGGCCGAAGAGAAATACTCACAAGGGCCTGGCATCAGTAATAG AGAGCGAGAGGAGTTTGACCTTATGATTGTGCAGCAGATGAAGAAAAGGCACTGCTGA
- the LOC139540828 gene encoding PWWP domain-containing DNA repair factor 3B-like isoform X2: MEASEYLLCKWKGHHWPAKVLRRVCNSKRKKDMEVEMLGEGHRVWVQQKETQALTQECIESISGHLSDHASKRRDPIRELKYRRALRLALDMFPSGETSSTLVLGDPRTSEKGRDQQLPSAPEEQETRARRVIRANEPQSEENNDCASQKTSPGAAQENVTVHSVADVSSDFSLTPPSSSPLQPLQVSFDEQKDSSLEDEEDDDLPSFTSPKKTLSITKGACVWCKYRRCPFWPAMVMYVSRKEKKASVVFIDTFLFTQKRKGVKVSLKNIKPFDCEESNELVDKAKEKYGTAIHYCLKLIGDYRIRLGCGSFSGSLVEYVADDISIPMRKLYLLGPSDSYLASPSQDMEDQRSYQGTLEDHATTECSDQKPQVSKRLLPDRAKAARDRANDKLLQFIVDKRGVERHLQAIISGQVVSKWLKAFRKASGQAVDPYFETDQQVEQVFTYLRSIMEDALPSLPELDQIRFILEVLLPEAVIHGISEVENISLVQAEEKYSQGPGISNREREEFDLMIVQQMKKRHC, encoded by the exons ATGGAAGCCTCTGAATATCTCCTATGCAAGTGGAAAGGCCACCACTGGCCAGCTAAG GTTTTGAGAAGGGTGTGCAATTCCAAGAGGAAGAAGGATATGGAAGTGGAAATGTTGGGAGAAGGTCACAG AGTGTGGGTGCAGCAGAAGGAAACGCAAGCCCTGACCCAAGAATGCATCGAGAGCATCTCTGGACATCTCA GTGATCATGCTTCCAAAAGGAGGGACCCAATAAGAGAATTGAAATACCGGAGAGCACTGCGCTTGGCATTGGATATGTTCCCCTCAGGAGAGACGAGCAGCACTCTGGTGTTAGGAGACCCCAGAACATCCGAAAAGGGAAGAGACCAACAGTTGCCATCGGCGCCTGAAGAGCAAGAAACGAGAGCAAGACGCGTCATCCGAGCAAAT GAGCCTCAGTCTGAGGAAAACAACGATTGTGCCTCTCAGAAAACAAGTCCGGGTGCAGCTCAAGAGAATGTCACTGTTCACA GTGTGGCCGATGTGTCAAGTGATTTTAGCCTTACTCCACCTTCTTCATCCCCACTGCAACCGCTCCAAGTGTCCTTCGACGAACAGAAGGACAGTAGtctggaggatgaggaggatgatgaccTACCCAGTTTCACTTCACCGAAGA AAACCCTATCCATCACAAAGGGAGCTTGTGTCTGGTGTAAATATCGACGTTGCCCCTTCTGGCCTGCTATG GTCATGTATGTTTCCCGCAAAGAGAAGAAAGCCAGCGTCGTGTTCATCGACACATTTCTTTTCACACAGAAGAGGAAGGG TGTCAAGGTCTCCTTAAAGAATATCAAGCCCTTTGACTGTGAGGAGTCAAATGAGTTGGTG GACAAAGCCAAGGAGAAATATGGTACTGCCATCCACTATTGCCTGAAGCTTATTGGGGACTATAGAATTCGCCTTG GTTGTGGTTCATTTTCCGGTTCCCTCGTTGAGTATGTTGCTGATGACATCA GCATCCCTATGAGAAAGCTGTACCTTCTCGGCCCGTCTGACAGTTACCTGGCCTCGCCAAGTCAAGACATGGAGGACCAGAGAAGTTACCAGGGGACTCTGGAAGACCATGCGACCACCGAGTGCAGTGACCAGAAGCCACAGGTCTCCAAGAGACTGCTACCTGACCGTGCCAAGGCTGCACGGGACCGGGCCAACGACAAACTACTGCAGTTCATCGTCGATAAAAGAGGCGTGGAAAGGCACTTGCAG GCTATTATCAGCGGTCAGGTGGTGTCCAAGTGGCTGAAGGCCTTCCGCAAGGCCAGTGGTCAAGCAGTGGACCCCTACTTTGAGACGGACCAGCaggtggagcaggttttcacttACCTCAGGAGCATCATGGAGGACGCCTTGCCAAGTCTGCCAGAGTTGGATCAGATCCGCTTCATCCTCGAAGTGCTCTTACCAGAG GCTGTCATTCATGGAATCTCGGAGGTCGAAAACATATCCCTGGTTCAGGCCGAAGAGAAATACTCACAAGGGCCTGGCATCAGTAATAG AGAGCGAGAGGAGTTTGACCTTATGATTGTGCAGCAGATGAAGAAAAGGCACTGCTGA
- the LOC139540828 gene encoding PWWP domain-containing DNA repair factor 3B-like isoform X4, whose amino-acid sequence MFPSGETSSTLVLGDPRTSEKGRDQQLPSAPEEQETRARRVIRANEPQSEENNDCASQKTSPGAAQENVTVHSVADVSSDFSLTPPSSSPLQPLQVSFDEQKDSSLEDEEDDDLPSFTSPKKTLSITKGACVWCKYRRCPFWPAMVMYVSRKEKKASVVFIDTFLFTQKRKGVKVSLKNIKPFDCEESNELVDKAKEKYGTAIHYCLKLIGDYRIRLGCGSFSGSLVEYVADDISIPMRKLYLLGPSDSYLASPSQDMEDQRSYQGTLEDHATTECSDQKPQVSKRLLPDRAKAARDRANDKLLQFIVDKRGVERHLQAIISGQVVSKWLKAFRKASGQAVDPYFETDQQVEQVFTYLRSIMEDALPSLPELDQIRFILEVLLPEAVIHGISEVENISLVQAEEKYSQGPGISNREREEFDLMIVQQMKKRHC is encoded by the exons ATGTTCCCCTCAGGAGAGACGAGCAGCACTCTGGTGTTAGGAGACCCCAGAACATCCGAAAAGGGAAGAGACCAACAGTTGCCATCGGCGCCTGAAGAGCAAGAAACGAGAGCAAGACGCGTCATCCGAGCAAAT GAGCCTCAGTCTGAGGAAAACAACGATTGTGCCTCTCAGAAAACAAGTCCGGGTGCAGCTCAAGAGAATGTCACTGTTCACA GTGTGGCCGATGTGTCAAGTGATTTTAGCCTTACTCCACCTTCTTCATCCCCACTGCAACCGCTCCAAGTGTCCTTCGACGAACAGAAGGACAGTAGtctggaggatgaggaggatgatgaccTACCCAGTTTCACTTCACCGAAGA AAACCCTATCCATCACAAAGGGAGCTTGTGTCTGGTGTAAATATCGACGTTGCCCCTTCTGGCCTGCTATG GTCATGTATGTTTCCCGCAAAGAGAAGAAAGCCAGCGTCGTGTTCATCGACACATTTCTTTTCACACAGAAGAGGAAGGG TGTCAAGGTCTCCTTAAAGAATATCAAGCCCTTTGACTGTGAGGAGTCAAATGAGTTGGTG GACAAAGCCAAGGAGAAATATGGTACTGCCATCCACTATTGCCTGAAGCTTATTGGGGACTATAGAATTCGCCTTG GTTGTGGTTCATTTTCCGGTTCCCTCGTTGAGTATGTTGCTGATGACATCA GCATCCCTATGAGAAAGCTGTACCTTCTCGGCCCGTCTGACAGTTACCTGGCCTCGCCAAGTCAAGACATGGAGGACCAGAGAAGTTACCAGGGGACTCTGGAAGACCATGCGACCACCGAGTGCAGTGACCAGAAGCCACAGGTCTCCAAGAGACTGCTACCTGACCGTGCCAAGGCTGCACGGGACCGGGCCAACGACAAACTACTGCAGTTCATCGTCGATAAAAGAGGCGTGGAAAGGCACTTGCAG GCTATTATCAGCGGTCAGGTGGTGTCCAAGTGGCTGAAGGCCTTCCGCAAGGCCAGTGGTCAAGCAGTGGACCCCTACTTTGAGACGGACCAGCaggtggagcaggttttcacttACCTCAGGAGCATCATGGAGGACGCCTTGCCAAGTCTGCCAGAGTTGGATCAGATCCGCTTCATCCTCGAAGTGCTCTTACCAGAG GCTGTCATTCATGGAATCTCGGAGGTCGAAAACATATCCCTGGTTCAGGCCGAAGAGAAATACTCACAAGGGCCTGGCATCAGTAATAG AGAGCGAGAGGAGTTTGACCTTATGATTGTGCAGCAGATGAAGAAAAGGCACTGCTGA